From a region of the Ruminococcaceae bacterium KH2T8 genome:
- a CDS encoding 2'-5' RNA ligase superfamily protein, protein MMITRTIMIFPEFDNIDSIDKIRSKYDPLAELVRPHVTLVFPFESDMTDDEIRSILESKLQDIRPFDLTLQGFSKYIDEKFGNHLFLNITEGYDEVVKIHDILYANEFQRFDLGFPYVPHMTVGKQPTIEAIDRAYEDALSCTEVFSTKVTKISVEMIGEHEESIIIIEKELK, encoded by the coding sequence ATGATGATTACACGAACGATAATGATATTTCCGGAGTTTGATAACATCGACTCCATAGACAAGATAAGGTCGAAGTACGATCCGCTCGCCGAACTCGTAAGACCGCATGTCACGCTTGTGTTTCCTTTCGAGTCCGATATGACGGACGACGAGATCAGGTCCATTCTCGAGTCAAAACTTCAAGATATCCGACCTTTCGATCTGACGCTTCAAGGATTCAGCAAATACATCGACGAAAAGTTCGGAAACCATCTCTTCTTGAACATCACCGAAGGCTATGACGAGGTAGTTAAGATACACGATATCCTGTATGCGAATGAGTTCCAAAGATTCGATCTGGGATTCCCGTATGTTCCCCATATGACCGTAGGAAAGCAGCCGACGATCGAAGCGATCGACAGAGCCTATGAAGACGCACTCTCATGCACCGAAGTCTTCTCTACCAAGGTCACCAAGATCTCCGTTGAGATGATCGGCGAACACGAAGAATCGATCATCATTATCGAGAAAGAACTGAAATAA
- a CDS encoding Acetyltransferase (GNAT) domain-containing protein yields MRVFECRDRDWLLSEEAFSIYSQCMYRATYDDYKIQMDDHLNAGSVKIFVCEYQGEKAAVMVVMLSDHITEIIGIAVADKYHHRGIGKLLIQSVIESEELKELKAQTDDDSIGFYRKCGFSDEKIVIEYPDGETVRYNCVRNK; encoded by the coding sequence ATGAGAGTTTTTGAATGTCGTGACAGAGATTGGCTGCTGTCTGAAGAGGCATTTTCGATCTATTCTCAATGCATGTATCGTGCAACATATGATGATTACAAGATTCAGATGGATGATCATCTTAATGCAGGATCCGTGAAGATATTTGTATGCGAATATCAGGGGGAGAAAGCGGCGGTGATGGTCGTAATGCTTTCTGATCATATAACGGAGATCATAGGGATCGCAGTTGCTGATAAATATCATCACCGGGGTATCGGGAAACTGCTGATCCAAAGTGTAATCGAATCGGAGGAATTGAAAGAACTAAAAGCACAGACTGACGATGATTCGATCGGGTTCTATCGCAAATGCGGCTTTAGTGATGAGAAGATCGTGATCGAATATCCGGATGGAGAAACAGTAAGGTATAATTGTGTTAGGAATAAGTAG
- a CDS encoding GTP pyrophosphokinase: MSIGSNIRRFREEHKLTQEQVADRIGVTFQAVSSWERDEYRPDTDKLIRLAELFDISVSALVEDKTNVFKPKDTIYNWEHMKTYVKSTAKARGLNDTLKALDFAVDAHQGQTRKRSEVPYIYHPLNIACHALAMDIIDDDIIAACLLHDVIEDCGKTADELPVSDAARSLVVLLTHEKTTPENRDKVMRAYYKAIAADPKAALIKCLDRCNNLTSMAWGLSRDRIYRMIRETEEYYPFLIKVVRATPEYNNAAWLLQYQMESMLDIYKRLM, encoded by the coding sequence ATGAGTATCGGAAGCAACATCAGACGTTTTCGCGAAGAACACAAACTGACACAGGAACAGGTTGCTGACAGGATCGGCGTAACCTTTCAGGCGGTATCGTCTTGGGAACGTGACGAGTATAGACCTGATACCGATAAGCTTATCCGATTGGCTGAACTTTTCGATATTTCCGTCTCCGCTCTGGTAGAAGATAAGACCAATGTCTTTAAGCCCAAGGATACGATCTATAACTGGGAACACATGAAAACATATGTGAAGAGTACGGCCAAAGCAAGGGGTCTGAATGACACTCTTAAAGCGTTGGATTTCGCGGTCGATGCCCACCAAGGACAGACGCGAAAGAGATCTGAAGTTCCGTATATCTATCACCCTTTAAATATTGCATGTCATGCATTGGCGATGGATATTATCGATGACGATATCATTGCCGCGTGCCTGCTTCACGATGTGATCGAAGATTGCGGTAAGACGGCAGATGAACTTCCCGTAAGTGATGCAGCGAGATCTCTGGTCGTACTTCTGACGCATGAGAAGACAACACCTGAAAATAGAGATAAGGTCATGAGAGCATACTATAAAGCGATAGCTGCTGATCCGAAGGCTGCGCTCATCAAATGCCTCGATCGCTGTAATAACCTTACGTCGATGGCATGGGGACTCAGTCGCGATCGGATCTATCGCATGATCAGGGAAACAGAAGAGTATTATCCTTTTCTGATTAAGGTGGTCAGAGCGACTCCCGAATACAATAACGCGGCATGGCTCCTTCAGTATCAGATGGAGAGTATGCTGGACATATATAAGAGACTTATGTGA
- a CDS encoding Acetyltransferase (GNAT) domain-containing protein, producing MTIKEYSKYDQDEILALYGAVGWISYTQDPEALRKGYENSLLILGAYDGDELAGIIRVVGDGQTIVFVQDILVLPKYQRQGIGSQLLKAVLDRFSHVRQIELVTDNTEKTIAFYRSMGFREFSEIGCCGFMKV from the coding sequence ATGACTATTAAAGAATATTCTAAATACGATCAGGATGAGATACTGGCTCTCTACGGAGCAGTCGGCTGGATCTCCTATACACAGGATCCCGAAGCTCTTCGTAAGGGATATGAGAATTCACTCCTTATCCTCGGAGCCTATGACGGCGATGAACTCGCGGGAATAATAAGAGTCGTAGGTGATGGTCAGACGATCGTATTCGTTCAGGATATTCTGGTCCTTCCCAAGTATCAAAGGCAGGGTATAGGATCGCAGCTTCTAAAGGCAGTCCTCGACAGATTCAGTCACGTGCGTCAGATCGAACTCGTGACCGATAATACCGAGAAGACGATCGCGTTTTACCGCTCGATGGGTTTTCGCGAATTCTCCGAGATCGGCTGCTGCGGTTTTATGAAAGTGTGA
- a CDS encoding 2'-5' RNA ligase superfamily protein, whose translation MKRKITAESHVSLKQTFFIPSLEEMEEFFDKYSAQIHPIKVKMEALQLFPSVAIGGIPSGGLSIRVEQSDELKTAQKLLFEQLEERFGPCPAEHDDDYIFHMTVAIGGAPFENYQKAYEVLSQREYNEEFLFSRLGLLYYDDDMIVPGSYFCYKIVDLK comes from the coding sequence ATGAAGCGGAAAATTACGGCCGAAAGCCATGTGTCACTGAAGCAGACATTCTTCATCCCGAGCCTTGAAGAGATGGAGGAATTCTTCGACAAGTATTCCGCTCAGATACATCCTATTAAGGTAAAGATGGAAGCTCTTCAGCTGTTCCCGAGTGTCGCTATCGGAGGGATCCCTTCAGGCGGTTTGAGCATCAGAGTAGAGCAGTCAGATGAATTAAAGACAGCGCAAAAACTCCTGTTCGAGCAACTCGAAGAGAGGTTCGGTCCGTGCCCCGCAGAGCACGATGACGATTATATATTCCATATGACTGTTGCGATTGGAGGCGCACCCTTTGAGAACTATCAGAAGGCATATGAAGTGTTATCTCAAAGAGAGTATAACGAGGAGTTCTTATTCAGCAGATTGGGACTTCTTTACTACGACGATGACATGATCGTACCGGGATCCTATTTTTGCTACAAGATCGTAGACCTTAAGTGA
- a CDS encoding DNA-binding transcriptional regulator, MerR family: MDNKMTSGEIAKKAGVSQKAVRLYDEKGLLKPAGYSEGNYRLYDQGALEILEKIVALKQIGFSLEEIRDNLTNGDAGDIREALNIQLQIMKDKLYQTEMVIDAITRTLKRKGDDLDWDDVADIVRNVSVDQKADRNHFEWVSHQVEAEDWYVRIFKSIEPVKDVKILDLGCGYAKIWRNSWENIPEGSKIFAYDLHGSWADDFAEYLEQNRKDLPSGVDIDLKFMDIEDAATWDMISENQKYDRIIAHYLSYELKDPESMVASAAKVLSPDGFFSINCANVKSLDLFFDSLMAECGVDAPFIKKSISRQENERDEFNAMLKKYFGRIEPVLLENTFSYSDAEDLLRKMKDTYPDQEKFFNANGKKIKAFFEEKISKDGAIVMVGVGKFAHCYL; encoded by the coding sequence ATGGACAATAAGATGACATCCGGTGAGATCGCCAAGAAGGCGGGAGTATCCCAGAAGGCAGTTCGCCTTTATGACGAGAAGGGACTTCTTAAGCCTGCAGGTTATTCCGAGGGTAACTATCGACTTTACGATCAGGGTGCACTCGAGATATTGGAGAAGATAGTCGCTTTAAAGCAGATCGGTTTTTCTCTCGAAGAGATAAGAGATAACCTTACAAACGGTGACGCCGGAGATATAAGGGAAGCATTAAATATCCAGCTTCAGATAATGAAGGATAAGCTTTATCAGACAGAGATGGTCATAGATGCGATCACGAGGACACTCAAGCGTAAAGGTGATGATCTCGACTGGGACGATGTAGCCGATATCGTTAGAAACGTAAGCGTTGATCAGAAGGCCGACAGGAACCATTTCGAATGGGTAAGCCACCAGGTCGAAGCGGAAGACTGGTACGTAAGGATCTTTAAGTCTATCGAACCTGTAAAGGATGTTAAGATACTCGATCTGGGATGCGGCTACGCTAAGATCTGGAGAAACAGCTGGGAGAATATCCCTGAGGGCAGCAAGATCTTCGCATACGATCTTCACGGCAGCTGGGCTGATGATTTCGCCGAGTATCTCGAGCAGAACAGAAAGGATCTTCCTTCAGGCGTGGATATCGATCTGAAGTTCATGGATATCGAGGATGCCGCAACCTGGGATATGATCTCGGAGAACCAAAAGTACGACAGGATCATTGCTCACTATCTTTCATATGAGCTCAAGGATCCGGAGAGCATGGTAGCGTCAGCTGCTAAGGTATTAAGTCCTGACGGTTTCTTCTCCATCAACTGCGCGAACGTAAAGTCGCTTGATCTGTTCTTCGATTCACTGATGGCAGAGTGCGGTGTAGATGCGCCCTTTATCAAGAAGTCAATCAGCAGGCAGGAGAACGAAAGAGACGAGTTCAACGCGATGCTCAAGAAGTATTTCGGCAGGATCGAACCTGTGCTTCTCGAGAATACTTTCAGTTATTCCGATGCAGAGGATCTGCTTCGAAAGATGAAGGATACCTATCCCGATCAGGAGAAGTTCTTTAATGCAAACGGAAAGAAGATAAAGGCATTCTTCGAAGAGAAGATCAGCAAAGACGGTGCGATCGTCATGGTCGGTGTAGGAAAGTTCGCGCACTGTTATCTTTGA
- a CDS encoding DNA-binding response regulator, OmpR family, contains REC and winged-helix (wHTH) domain has product MNHTVLIADDEKEIRDLLRLYLENEGYRIIEASDGMEAVNAVKEKHPDICLLDIMMPGKDGLSVLKEIRDESNIPVIMISARTADVERILGLNLGADDYIPKPFNPLEVAARVKSNLRRYYDLGSGKAAAETFTVKDLVLDTDSCTLTKGGVPLQLTSVEYKIMEMFMRYPGKVFTKQQIYECGWDDEYVVSDNNIMVSISKLRTKLDEDPSKYITTLRGLGYRMEK; this is encoded by the coding sequence ATGAACCACACAGTTTTGATCGCAGATGACGAGAAGGAGATAAGGGATCTCTTAAGACTCTACCTCGAAAACGAAGGCTACAGGATCATTGAGGCATCCGACGGAATGGAAGCCGTTAATGCCGTTAAGGAAAAGCACCCCGACATCTGCCTGCTCGATATAATGATGCCCGGAAAGGACGGATTATCCGTTCTCAAGGAGATACGAGATGAGAGCAATATCCCCGTGATAATGATCTCCGCAAGGACTGCCGATGTCGAAAGGATACTCGGCCTTAACCTCGGCGCGGATGATTATATTCCCAAGCCTTTTAACCCCCTCGAGGTCGCGGCAAGGGTTAAGTCCAACCTCAGAAGATACTATGACCTCGGATCCGGAAAGGCGGCAGCCGAGACATTTACGGTAAAGGATCTCGTGCTCGATACGGATTCATGCACACTTACAAAGGGCGGCGTACCGCTGCAGCTCACATCGGTCGAATATAAGATCATGGAGATGTTCATGCGCTACCCGGGAAAGGTATTTACAAAACAGCAGATATACGAATGCGGATGGGACGACGAGTATGTCGTCTCGGACAATAACATCATGGTATCCATAAGTAAATTAAGGACCAAGCTCGACGAAGATCCGTCTAAGTACATTACGACTCTTCGCGGACTCGGATACAGGATGGAAAAGTAA
- a CDS encoding His Kinase A (phospho-acceptor) domain-containing protein gives MSEVTELRKFVIRHFLITLITVGIAEFLISAFISHTLLPAIIRQFFPELYDFNVFSTGNLVVLVLAIGLYSLFNLIGKLIPFGGDIASATLNASLKYFGIADQVPRDNTILSKISSLTVGDILILVILILGLLIMVLFPVLLGSMVFARKVTRQFKMLDEQRAAEQKESERKKYLMISDIAHDLKTPMTTVSGYARALSDGMVSKDKEQEYLEAITSKTERMNDIVQMLFNYVRLDSDGFDLVRAPVDICELVRECAALAYQDVEDAGMEFDIDIPEEKIMVSADKIQMSRVVTNLLTNAVKHNDKGTHIGVKVTSDSDDTRIYISDSGKEIDKELASDIFEPFVMGDKSRSSKGGSGLGLSIARKVVELHGWKIKLVQRPEIGRYHLGDIYGKVFAIIIPNIRG, from the coding sequence ATGAGTGAAGTTACCGAGCTTCGAAAGTTCGTCATAAGACATTTCCTGATCACGCTGATCACGGTAGGCATAGCGGAATTTCTGATCTCCGCGTTTATAAGCCATACCCTTCTTCCCGCGATCATCAGGCAATTCTTCCCGGAGCTTTATGACTTCAATGTCTTCTCGACGGGAAACCTGGTCGTGCTCGTGCTGGCCATAGGTCTTTACTCGCTCTTTAATCTGATCGGGAAGCTCATCCCTTTCGGCGGAGATATCGCGTCGGCAACACTTAATGCGTCGCTCAAATATTTCGGGATCGCGGATCAGGTACCGCGCGACAACACGATACTGAGCAAGATCTCATCGCTTACCGTGGGCGATATCCTTATACTCGTGATCCTGATCCTGGGTCTTCTTATCATGGTCCTCTTCCCGGTTCTTCTGGGATCGATGGTATTCGCGAGGAAAGTAACCAGACAGTTCAAGATGCTCGATGAACAGAGAGCCGCCGAGCAAAAGGAAAGTGAGCGGAAGAAATATCTCATGATCTCCGACATCGCCCATGACCTCAAGACTCCCATGACCACTGTCTCGGGTTATGCGAGGGCGCTTTCGGACGGGATGGTATCAAAAGACAAGGAGCAGGAATATCTCGAAGCGATAACGTCAAAGACCGAGAGGATGAACGATATAGTTCAGATGCTCTTTAATTATGTAAGATTAGACAGTGACGGATTTGATCTTGTAAGAGCACCTGTCGATATATGCGAGCTCGTGAGAGAATGCGCAGCGCTTGCTTATCAGGATGTGGAAGATGCGGGAATGGAATTTGATATCGATATTCCCGAAGAAAAGATAATGGTGTCCGCCGATAAGATCCAGATGTCGCGTGTCGTTACGAACCTTCTTACCAATGCCGTAAAACATAACGACAAAGGAACTCATATCGGCGTTAAGGTCACATCCGACTCCGATGATACGAGGATATATATAAGCGACAGCGGCAAGGAGATCGATAAGGAACTCGCGTCAGATATCTTCGAACCTTTCGTCATGGGAGATAAGTCCAGATCTTCCAAGGGCGGCTCGGGACTCGGACTGTCGATCGCAAGGAAAGTCGTGGAGCTTCACGGCTGGAAGATAAAGCTCGTTCAGCGCCCCGAGATCGGACGCTATCACTTAGGCGATATATATGGTAAGGTATTCGCCATCATAATACCGAATATCCGAGGCTGA
- a CDS encoding 16S rRNA (guanine1207-N2)-methyltransferase yields MIIKEELHGQELTLDTGNYYFSPTSIDKGTSFMLSKVTVTQDDKALDLGCGYGVVGIWLRKCGCGDVVMCDISEEGVELSRSNLERNGIEGIRVIKSDGLKEVPDSDFTLILSNPPYHTDFSVAKSFIEDGFKKLRIGGRMIMVTKRLDWYKNKLTSVFGGVRVFEQDGYFVFISEKRTDRVVKKKKEKNELSKKLQRKQQRSGRNKKKI; encoded by the coding sequence ATGATCATCAAAGAAGAACTTCATGGCCAAGAGCTGACACTTGATACGGGCAACTACTACTTCTCCCCTACATCGATCGATAAGGGGACTTCGTTCATGTTATCCAAGGTCACGGTAACTCAGGATGATAAGGCACTCGACTTAGGATGCGGATACGGCGTAGTCGGCATCTGGCTTCGAAAGTGCGGATGCGGCGATGTCGTGATGTGCGATATCTCGGAAGAAGGCGTTGAGCTTTCAAGATCAAACCTTGAACGCAACGGGATCGAAGGCATAAGGGTCATAAAGAGCGACGGACTTAAGGAAGTCCCTGACAGCGACTTTACGCTCATCCTTTCGAACCCTCCGTACCATACCGATTTTTCCGTAGCGAAGTCATTTATCGAAGACGGATTTAAGAAGCTTCGTATCGGCGGCAGGATGATCATGGTCACAAAGCGGCTCGACTGGTACAAGAATAAGCTCACTTCCGTATTCGGCGGAGTAAGGGTCTTTGAGCAGGACGGCTACTTTGTCTTTATCTCCGAAAAGAGGACCGACAGGGTCGTCAAAAAGAAAAAAGAGAAGAATGAACTGTCGAAGAAACTTCAGCGCAAACAGCAAAGATCCGGTAGGAACAAGAAGAAAATCTGA
- a CDS encoding LPXTG-motif cell wall anchor domain-containing protein, with product MSKGTCKLAVRILSLILAIFLPIQILSADISAADGNEIYTINGFDTDDNVYDSANNIIHGHTYCLNRSKPSPNQGEYTRHRLSDMPYSIFDYCTYAHSRKFGNEDKTFTAEDDAEVRLLLLNLIIKHDQMDLHNIPMQDLVWYLTCGKFCDSYYDGTTTTMNLDLMDIKNQLNAEPHYTFADHDAYFYYCIDGHYQNTIGNVFVPIATSFTIDKTVVDGLDAVEDYNGIDDTLGFTIDLNFFDTLGIRPCANEVFTFTFTDRDGNVDVQNLTTDGVGNVSINIMSGQNVDISGFDSINYRITISESDANTDSTCNTDSITSPNSTLTDNGDGSYTFDFSESYVVDIDLVNRHISADPTPVPTQTSETTTEATTTTAASETTTEATTSETTTVAASSETTAASVLGEARTSETSKAADETEATATPTPTTAPSGTVSTGEHTTSSTSIAGIALIAAGAIVFAVRHSRKNQLI from the coding sequence ATGAGTAAGGGAACATGTAAGCTCGCGGTAAGGATACTTTCGCTTATACTTGCGATATTCTTACCTATCCAGATCTTGAGTGCCGATATCTCGGCTGCAGACGGTAACGAGATATACACGATCAACGGATTCGATACGGATGACAATGTATATGACAGTGCGAACAATATCATCCACGGTCACACATATTGTCTTAACAGATCTAAGCCTTCACCTAATCAGGGTGAATATACAAGGCACAGACTCTCGGATATGCCCTACTCGATCTTCGATTACTGCACATATGCACACAGCCGTAAGTTCGGTAACGAGGACAAGACATTCACAGCTGAGGACGATGCAGAAGTAAGGCTCCTCCTCTTGAACCTCATAATCAAGCATGATCAGATGGATCTTCATAACATCCCCATGCAGGATCTCGTCTGGTATCTTACATGCGGTAAGTTCTGTGATTCCTACTATGACGGCACTACTACGACGATGAATCTTGATCTTATGGACATCAAGAACCAGCTCAATGCAGAGCCGCATTACACTTTCGCCGATCACGATGCTTATTTCTATTACTGCATCGACGGTCATTATCAGAATACTATCGGTAATGTATTTGTACCCATCGCGACATCCTTCACTATCGACAAGACTGTAGTTGACGGACTTGATGCAGTCGAGGACTATAACGGTATCGATGATACACTCGGCTTCACGATCGACCTTAACTTCTTCGATACACTCGGCATCAGACCCTGCGCTAACGAAGTATTCACATTCACTTTCACTGACAGAGACGGTAATGTAGACGTTCAGAATCTTACGACAGACGGCGTAGGTAATGTCTCGATCAACATCATGAGCGGCCAGAATGTAGACATCTCCGGATTCGACAGCATCAACTATCGCATAACGATATCAGAGTCCGATGCCAATACCGACAGCACATGTAATACGGACAGCATCACATCTCCTAACTCGACTCTTACTGATAACGGCGACGGTTCTTATACATTTGATTTCAGCGAGTCTTATGTCGTAGATATCGATCTTGTTAACCGTCACATCAGCGCCGATCCCACACCCGTTCCTACTCAGACATCCGAGACTACTACGGAAGCTACGACAACTACTGCCGCTTCCGAGACGACTACTGAGGCTACCACTTCCGAAACAACAACAGTTGCTGCAAGCAGTGAAACAACTGCAGCATCCGTTCTCGGTGAAGCAAGAACAAGTGAGACATCCAAGGCAGCTGACGAGACAGAAGCAACTGCTACACCTACTCCCACTACTGCTCCTTCGGGAACCGTATCTACGGGTGAGCATACGACTTCTTCCACTTCCATAGCAGGTATCGCACTTATCGCTGCAGGTGCGATCGTATTCGCAGTTCGTCACTCAAGAAAGAATCAGTTGATCTGA
- a CDS encoding putative ABC transport system permease protein — MIFQSVKMALKSILSNKMRSFLTMLGVIIGVFSLVVLVSLVSGASGKITDTISSLGTDQIDVSIYSDTGKPFTMDELINDVKTLPNVENVAPEMYSAGIFSTLSKSEKSIVFGTTPTLPEVTNVKIESGRFLMNPDIENHSNVIVINHELAVDVMGRADVVGESIRVNGREYIIIGVTEKEASGMMALLMGTPYRAYIPYTTMARAFPNGSLNVTYFIASAKDDDFAAATQDLEDYFAKRYNNDEEAYSIYNESTITDSMGKITGVLSVLLGGIAGISLLVGGIGIMNIMLVSVTERTREIGIRKAIGAQPRVIMLQFLIEAIVLSLMGCLIGIGFSWFTMQVINIIGKVDFGLSPTVIIVAVAFSMGVGMIFGLYPARKAARMRPIDALRYN; from the coding sequence ATGATCTTTCAGTCAGTAAAGATGGCGCTCAAGTCCATCCTGTCCAACAAGATGAGGTCTTTCCTCACGATGCTCGGCGTTATCATCGGCGTATTCTCTTTGGTCGTACTCGTATCGCTCGTATCGGGAGCTTCGGGAAAGATCACCGATACGATCTCGTCTTTGGGTACCGATCAGATCGATGTCAGCATCTATTCAGACACGGGAAAGCCTTTTACGATGGATGAACTCATAAACGACGTAAAGACTCTTCCTAATGTCGAGAATGTTGCCCCCGAGATGTATTCTGCCGGTATCTTCTCGACACTATCAAAGAGTGAGAAGAGTATCGTATTCGGTACGACTCCGACCCTCCCCGAGGTCACAAACGTTAAGATCGAAAGCGGAAGGTTCCTCATGAACCCCGATATCGAGAATCACAGCAACGTCATCGTTATCAATCACGAGCTTGCCGTAGATGTCATGGGTAGAGCAGATGTCGTAGGTGAATCGATCAGAGTTAACGGCAGAGAGTATATCATCATAGGCGTTACCGAGAAGGAAGCGTCCGGTATGATGGCACTCCTCATGGGTACACCTTACAGGGCGTATATTCCTTATACGACGATGGCAAGAGCTTTCCCTAACGGAAGTCTTAACGTCACATACTTTATCGCTTCCGCAAAGGATGATGATTTCGCTGCGGCGACGCAGGATCTCGAGGATTATTTCGCCAAGAGATATAACAACGATGAGGAAGCCTATTCCATCTATAACGAGTCCACGATCACGGACAGCATGGGAAAGATCACGGGTGTCCTGTCAGTCCTACTCGGAGGTATCGCAGGTATCTCGCTCCTCGTAGGCGGTATCGGTATCATGAACATCATGCTCGTATCCGTTACGGAGAGAACGAGGGAGATCGGTATACGAAAGGCTATCGGTGCGCAGCCCAGGGTCATCATGCTCCAGTTCCTTATCGAGGCTATCGTATTGAGCCTTATGGGATGCCTGATCGGAATCGGATTTTCGTGGTTCACGATGCAGGTTATCAACATAATCGGAAAGGTCGACTTCGGATTGTCGCCTACAGTTATCATCGTAGCAGTCGCATTCTCCATGGGAGTAGGTATGATCTTCGGACTCTATCCCGCGAGAAAGGCCGCAAGGATGAGACCTATCGATGCACTGAGATACAACTGA
- a CDS encoding putative ABC transport system ATP-binding protein, whose product MIIFKDVCKTYYMGDEVVHALDHANIHIKPGEFVSIIGPSGSGKSTLMNIMGCLDVASSGEYYLDGLPIETYSEKELAKIRNKKIGFIFQSFNLISTMTAEENVELPLIYQGVGMAERKRRVKEALEMVDLYTRRGHTPNQMSGGQQQRVAIARAMASKPSLYLADEPTGNLDSATGKQIMKLFKELNKQGNTIVLITHDDSVACQAQRSIRIMDGKVSDIEFDKEISEKEHEQEKPSENPEEVKMRGGAYA is encoded by the coding sequence ATGATCATATTTAAGGATGTCTGTAAGACATATTACATGGGTGACGAAGTCGTTCACGCGCTCGATCACGCCAACATACATATAAAGCCCGGCGAGTTCGTAAGTATCATCGGTCCTTCGGGAAGCGGTAAGTCAACGCTCATGAACATCATGGGTTGTCTCGACGTAGCTTCTTCCGGTGAATACTATCTGGACGGACTTCCCATCGAGACATATTCCGAGAAGGAACTTGCCAAGATCAGGAACAAGAAGATCGGCTTTATCTTCCAGAGCTTTAACCTGATCTCCACAATGACGGCAGAAGAGAACGTAGAGCTTCCGCTGATCTATCAGGGCGTCGGTATGGCCGAGCGCAAGAGAAGGGTCAAGGAAGCCCTCGAGATGGTAGATCTTTATACGAGAAGAGGCCATACCCCGAATCAGATGTCGGGTGGTCAGCAGCAGAGAGTTGCGATCGCCAGAGCCATGGCGTCAAAGCCTTCGCTCTATCTCGCAGATGAGCCGACGGGTAACCTCGACTCCGCTACGGGTAAGCAGATCATGAAGCTCTTTAAGGAGCTTAATAAGCAGGGAAATACCATCGTTCTTATCACGCACGATGATTCCGTAGCGTGCCAGGCTCAGAGGAGTATCCGTATCATGGACGGTAAGGTCAGTGATATCGAATTCGATAAGGAGATCTCCGAGAAGGAGCATGAGCAGGAGAAGCCTTCGGAGAATCCCGAAGAAGTCAAGATGAGAGGAGGGGCTTACGCATGA